The Sagittula sp. P11 genome window below encodes:
- a CDS encoding serine protease yields MESTEGARRWEAVGRLEIAGEAFCTGALISPSLVLTAAHCLFDPATGARVPIDDIQFLAGWRNGRAAAYRRTRKAMPHPEYDFTSSDSVARVGHDIALIELQHPIRNTTVLPFGTSDLPGPGAEVGVVSYAHNRSEAPSMQDLCTVIAHQFDMLVLSCSVDFGASGSPVFAFDTNGEARIVSVISAKAEADGKAVSLAVDLLKPLKELRAALAVAQDPGNGLEPMAAGARRETGAKFVKP; encoded by the coding sequence ATGGAGAGCACGGAGGGCGCGCGGCGGTGGGAAGCGGTCGGGCGGCTGGAGATCGCCGGAGAGGCCTTCTGCACCGGCGCGCTCATTTCGCCGAGCCTTGTGCTGACGGCGGCGCATTGCCTGTTCGATCCGGCGACCGGGGCGCGGGTGCCGATCGATGACATCCAGTTCCTTGCCGGGTGGCGCAACGGGCGGGCGGCGGCCTACCGGCGCACCCGCAAGGCGATGCCGCATCCGGAGTACGACTTCACCTCGTCCGACAGCGTGGCGCGGGTGGGGCACGACATCGCCCTGATCGAGCTGCAGCATCCGATCCGCAACACGACCGTCCTGCCCTTCGGCACCAGCGACCTGCCCGGTCCCGGCGCGGAGGTGGGCGTCGTCTCCTACGCCCACAACAGGTCGGAGGCGCCCTCGATGCAGGATCTCTGCACGGTGATCGCGCATCAGTTCGACATGCTGGTCCTGTCCTGCAGCGTCGATTTCGGCGCCTCCGGGTCGCCGGTCTTTGCCTTCGACACGAATGGCGAGGCACGGATCGTGTCGGTCATCTCGGCCAAGGCCGAGGCGGACGGGAAGGCGGTGTCGCTGGCCGTCGACCTGCTGAAGCCGCTGAAGGAGCTGCGCGCGGCGCTGGCGGTGGCGCAGGACCCCGGCAACGGTCTGGAACCGATGGCCGCGGGCGCCCGGCGCGAGACAGGTGCGAAATTCGTGAAGCCCTGA
- a CDS encoding FAD-binding protein, with product MRPGSEAELAEAVRGAQAPLRVCGGGTRAIGGGGAAAVLETGGVTGVSLYEPGALTLVAAAGTPLSEIEAVLDAEGQRLAFEPMDHRGLLGTEGVSTIGGVVAANVSGPRRVQAGACRDFLLGVRFVDGTGTVVKNGGRVMKNVTGYDLVKLMAGSRGTLGVLTEVSLKVLPKPEAAASVLIDGLGDAAAVAAMARALGSPYDLTGAAHLPVGPDGDPLTLLRIEGFAGSVAYRAGQLAALFGGQAVRVESDPEVVAEAWADVRDVAPMHGREGDVWRIHCKPSDAPGLVARLEPRAVLYDWGGGLIWALTPTGTDARARLGAFDGHATRVRGRGPTPVFPPEPAPVAALSRAIRARFDPRGIFDPGTLH from the coding sequence ATGAGACCAGGGAGCGAGGCGGAACTGGCCGAGGCGGTGCGCGGGGCGCAGGCGCCCCTGCGGGTGTGCGGCGGCGGCACGCGGGCCATCGGCGGCGGCGGCGCGGCGGCGGTGCTGGAAACCGGCGGCGTCACGGGCGTGTCGCTCTACGAGCCGGGCGCCTTGACGCTGGTGGCAGCGGCGGGCACGCCTCTGTCGGAGATCGAGGCGGTGCTGGATGCGGAGGGCCAGCGTCTGGCGTTCGAGCCGATGGACCATCGCGGGCTGCTGGGCACCGAGGGGGTTTCGACCATCGGCGGGGTGGTGGCGGCGAATGTGTCGGGCCCGCGACGTGTGCAGGCCGGGGCCTGCCGGGATTTCCTGCTGGGTGTGCGTTTCGTCGACGGCACCGGTACGGTGGTGAAGAACGGCGGGCGGGTGATGAAGAACGTCACGGGCTACGACCTCGTGAAACTGATGGCGGGGTCGCGCGGCACGCTGGGGGTGTTGACTGAGGTCAGCCTGAAGGTGCTGCCGAAGCCCGAGGCCGCGGCCTCGGTCCTGATCGACGGGCTGGGCGACGCGGCGGCGGTTGCGGCTATGGCCCGCGCACTGGGGTCGCCCTACGACCTGACCGGGGCGGCGCATCTGCCGGTGGGGCCGGACGGCGATCCGCTGACCCTGCTGCGGATCGAAGGCTTTGCCGGGTCGGTCGCGTATCGCGCGGGCCAGCTGGCGGCGCTGTTCGGCGGACAGGCGGTGCGGGTCGAGAGCGATCCGGAGGTGGTGGCGGAGGCCTGGGCCGACGTGCGCGACGTGGCGCCGATGCACGGCCGGGAGGGCGACGTCTGGCGCATCCACTGCAAGCCCTCGGATGCGCCGGGGCTGGTCGCCCGGCTGGAGCCGCGCGCGGTGCTGTATGACTGGGGCGGCGGCCTGATCTGGGCTTTGACGCCCACCGGCACGGATGCGCGGGCCAGACTCGGGGCCTTCGACGGCCATGCGACGCGTGTGCGGGGCCGCGGCCCCACGCCGGTCTTCCCGCCGGAGCCGGCGCCCGTGGCGGCCCTGTCGCGGGCGATCCGGGCGCGGTTCGATCCGCGCGGCATCTTCGACCCCGGTACGTTGCACTGA
- the glcF gene encoding glycolate oxidase subunit GlcF gives MQTNFTKEQLADAGTARANEILRACVHCGFCTATCPTYQVLGDELDSPRGRIYLIKDMLENERVPDADTVKHIDRCLSCLACMTTCPSGVHYMHLVDHARAYIEERYERPRSERALRWLLARILPYPGRFRLALLGAKIGRPFARLIPDARLRAMMEMAPKQVPPVSRNDDPQSFAPEAPKRMRVALMTGCAQRALNTDINDATIRLLTRLGCEVVVAEGAGCCGSLTHHMGKSEEAHGTAGKNIRAWAREMDGAGLDAVVINTSGCGTTVKDYGHMFRETPLAADAARVAAIARDVTEVLAELMPETAEADLGPARMGIAGIDRPDTADAPGGTGPLRVAYHAACSLQHGQKIKGTPKALLKRAGFEVVEPADSHLCCGSAGTYNLMQPEISKQLKARKVQTLEAKAPDVIAAGNIGCMMQIGSGTGVPVVHTVELLDWATGGPKPPALQV, from the coding sequence ATGCAGACCAATTTCACCAAAGAGCAGCTTGCCGATGCGGGCACCGCGCGCGCCAACGAAATCCTGCGGGCCTGCGTGCATTGCGGGTTCTGCACCGCCACCTGCCCCACCTACCAGGTGCTGGGCGACGAGCTGGACAGCCCGCGGGGCCGCATCTACCTGATCAAGGACATGCTGGAGAACGAGCGGGTGCCGGACGCGGATACGGTCAAACACATCGACCGCTGCCTGTCCTGCCTCGCCTGCATGACCACCTGCCCCTCCGGCGTGCACTACATGCATCTCGTCGACCATGCCCGCGCCTATATCGAGGAGCGTTATGAGCGCCCCCGGTCCGAGCGTGCGCTGCGCTGGCTCCTGGCGCGCATCCTGCCCTATCCGGGCCGGTTCCGGCTGGCGCTGCTGGGGGCGAAGATCGGGCGTCCCTTCGCCCGGCTGATCCCCGATGCGCGGCTGCGCGCGATGATGGAGATGGCGCCGAAGCAGGTGCCGCCGGTGTCGCGCAACGACGATCCGCAGAGCTTTGCGCCCGAGGCGCCCAAGCGGATGCGCGTGGCGCTGATGACCGGCTGCGCGCAGCGGGCGCTGAACACCGACATCAACGATGCGACGATCCGGCTGCTGACGCGGCTCGGGTGCGAGGTCGTGGTGGCCGAGGGCGCGGGCTGCTGCGGGTCGCTGACGCACCACATGGGCAAGTCCGAAGAGGCGCATGGCACCGCGGGCAAGAACATCCGGGCCTGGGCGCGCGAGATGGACGGCGCGGGGCTGGATGCGGTGGTGATCAACACCTCGGGCTGCGGCACGACGGTGAAGGACTATGGCCACATGTTCCGCGAGACGCCGCTGGCCGCGGACGCCGCGCGGGTGGCGGCCATCGCGCGGGACGTGACGGAGGTGCTGGCCGAGCTGATGCCGGAAACGGCAGAGGCAGACCTCGGCCCGGCGCGCATGGGGATTGCCGGGATCGACCGGCCGGACACCGCGGACGCGCCCGGCGGGACGGGGCCGTTGCGGGTTGCCTATCACGCGGCCTGTTCGCTCCAGCACGGGCAGAAGATCAAGGGCACGCCCAAGGCGCTGCTGAAACGCGCGGGCTTCGAGGTGGTGGAACCCGCCGACAGCCACCTGTGCTGTGGCTCGGCAGGGACCTACAACCTGATGCAGCCGGAGATCTCGAAACAGCTCAAGGCGCGGAAGGTCCAGACGCTGGAGGCGAAGGCGCCGGACGTGATCGCGGCGGGCAACATCGGCTGCATGATGCAGATCGGCTCGGGCACGGGGGTGCCGGTGGTGCACACCGTCGAACTGCTGGACTGGGCGACCGGCGGACCGAAGCCCCCGGCGCTGCAGGTTTGA
- a CDS encoding FAD-linked oxidase C-terminal domain-containing protein, translating to MQMPEPDGAILARKSRIVERLAAVSPRGVISEPSEVRAYECDALTAYRCPPLAVVLPSSTEEVAAVLKVCHEEGVPVVPRGSGTSLAGGALPTADSVILGVSRMNAVLETDYENRFIRVQTGRTNLSVTGAVEEEDFFYAPDPSSQLACAIAGNIAMNSGGAHCLKYGVTTNNLMGVTMVLMDGTVVELGGAYLDAGGLDLLGVVCGSEGQLGVVTEATLRILRKPEGARPVLIGYASNEVAGACVSDIIKAGVLPVAIEFMDAPCIRATEDFAKAGYPDCEALLIVEVEGSETEIAEQLAKIKEIAQRHDPVELREAKSADEAARIWLGRKSAFGAMGNINDYMCLDGTIPVTELPFVLKRIGEMSAEFGLEVANVFHAGDGNMHPLILFNANEPGQLELCERFGAEILKLCVEVGGCLTGEHGVGIEKRDLMTHQYAPEDLEAQMAVKDVFDPKWLLNPAKVFPLASSEGRRVVALAAE from the coding sequence ATGCAGATGCCGGAACCGGACGGCGCGATCCTTGCCCGCAAGTCGCGCATCGTGGAGCGGCTTGCCGCGGTGTCGCCGCGCGGCGTGATCTCCGAACCTTCCGAGGTGCGCGCCTACGAGTGCGACGCGCTGACCGCGTACCGCTGCCCGCCGCTGGCGGTGGTGCTGCCGTCCTCGACCGAGGAGGTCGCGGCCGTGCTGAAGGTCTGCCACGAGGAAGGCGTGCCTGTGGTGCCGCGCGGCTCCGGCACCTCGCTGGCGGGCGGGGCGCTGCCCACCGCGGATTCGGTGATCCTCGGGGTGTCGCGGATGAACGCGGTGCTTGAGACCGATTACGAGAACCGCTTCATCCGGGTGCAGACCGGGCGCACCAACCTGAGCGTCACCGGCGCGGTGGAGGAGGAGGATTTCTTCTACGCGCCCGACCCGTCCTCGCAACTGGCCTGCGCGATTGCCGGGAACATCGCGATGAACTCCGGCGGGGCGCATTGCCTGAAGTACGGCGTGACCACCAACAACCTGATGGGCGTGACCATGGTGCTGATGGACGGCACGGTGGTGGAGCTGGGGGGCGCGTATCTGGATGCCGGCGGGCTCGACCTGCTGGGCGTGGTCTGCGGGTCCGAAGGGCAGCTCGGCGTGGTGACGGAGGCGACCCTGCGCATCCTGCGCAAGCCGGAGGGCGCGCGCCCGGTGCTGATCGGCTATGCCTCGAACGAGGTGGCGGGCGCCTGCGTCAGCGACATCATCAAGGCGGGCGTGCTGCCGGTGGCGATCGAGTTCATGGACGCGCCCTGCATCCGCGCGACGGAGGATTTCGCCAAGGCGGGCTACCCCGACTGCGAGGCGCTGCTGATCGTGGAGGTCGAGGGCTCGGAAACGGAGATCGCCGAGCAGCTTGCCAAGATCAAGGAGATCGCCCAGCGCCACGACCCGGTGGAGCTGCGCGAGGCGAAGTCCGCCGACGAGGCCGCCCGCATCTGGCTGGGCCGCAAGTCGGCCTTCGGCGCCATGGGCAACATCAATGACTACATGTGCCTCGACGGGACGATCCCGGTGACGGAGCTGCCCTTCGTGCTGAAGCGCATCGGCGAGATGTCGGCGGAATTCGGGCTGGAGGTCGCCAACGTCTTTCACGCTGGCGACGGCAACATGCACCCGCTGATCCTGTTCAACGCCAACGAGCCCGGGCAGCTGGAGCTCTGCGAGCGGTTCGGGGCAGAGATCCTGAAGCTCTGTGTCGAGGTCGGCGGCTGCCTGACCGGCGAGCACGGCGTGGGCATCGAGAAGCGCGACCTGATGACCCACCAGTACGCGCCCGAAGACCTCGAGGCGCAGATGGCGGTGAAGGACGTCTTCGACCCGAAGTGGCTGCTGAACCCGGCGAAGGTGTTCCCGCTGGCGTCCTCCGAGGGACGGCGCGTGGTGGCCCTTGCGGCGGAGTAG
- a CDS encoding CopD family protein yields the protein MAWVKIIHILCVMGWMTSIFAVPRALIYWKREHAWLGENGPLGDLTFRLYRFSFGLGVIAIVTGVWYGTWLGWPAWLHLKATLVALLAVHYLWTGRLVRRAQKGEFRESDMFLRIFNEVSVIGTIAILWVVVVQPF from the coding sequence ATGGCCTGGGTCAAGATCATACACATCCTGTGCGTCATGGGCTGGATGACGTCCATCTTCGCGGTGCCGCGCGCGCTGATCTACTGGAAGCGCGAACACGCCTGGCTGGGAGAGAACGGCCCGCTGGGCGACCTGACCTTCCGGCTCTACCGCTTTTCCTTCGGGCTGGGGGTGATCGCCATCGTCACCGGCGTCTGGTACGGCACCTGGCTCGGCTGGCCCGCATGGCTGCACCTGAAGGCCACGCTGGTGGCGCTGCTGGCGGTGCATTACCTGTGGACCGGCAGGCTGGTGCGCCGCGCGCAGAAGGGCGAGTTCCGCGAAAGCGACATGTTCCTGCGCATCTTCAACGAGGTCTCCGTCATCGGCACCATCGCGATCCTCTGGGTCGTGGTCGTGCAGCCGTTCTGA
- a CDS encoding trypsin-like peptidase domain-containing protein codes for MTGWEAVGRLRSGEGYCTGTLIEADIVLTAAHCLHDDDGRPVVPQGVWFEVGFGSGAPAVRRGVTDWVISPGYSDIGGIELDEAMIANDVALLRLSEAIPPEDARPIALHPAQAPEKTVYLAPYGDALHRGASVPRSCGLLARYAGGILLFDCKAGYGASGAPILAEQGGGLRILSLVSATGTDEDGAARVFGMELTTHVVILKDRLTRHAAPPARTRTNVLSGGAKGSGGARFVRAPGKAAPKD; via the coding sequence TTGACGGGATGGGAGGCGGTGGGCCGGCTGCGCAGCGGCGAGGGGTATTGCACCGGTACGCTGATCGAGGCCGACATCGTCCTGACCGCCGCCCATTGCCTGCATGACGACGACGGGCGGCCGGTTGTGCCGCAAGGGGTGTGGTTCGAGGTCGGCTTCGGCTCCGGCGCCCCTGCGGTGCGTCGGGGCGTGACCGACTGGGTGATATCGCCCGGGTACAGCGACATCGGCGGGATCGAGCTGGACGAGGCGATGATCGCCAACGACGTCGCCCTGCTGCGTTTGTCCGAGGCCATCCCGCCCGAGGACGCCCGCCCCATCGCGCTGCACCCGGCACAGGCACCGGAAAAGACCGTCTACCTCGCGCCCTACGGCGACGCACTGCACCGTGGCGCGTCGGTGCCGCGGTCCTGCGGGCTGCTGGCGCGCTACGCGGGCGGCATCCTCCTGTTCGACTGCAAGGCGGGCTACGGCGCTTCGGGCGCGCCGATCCTGGCGGAACAGGGCGGCGGGCTGCGCATCCTGTCGCTGGTCTCCGCCACCGGCACCGACGAGGACGGCGCGGCGCGTGTCTTCGGGATGGAGCTGACGACCCATGTGGTCATCCTGAAGGACCGGCTGACACGCCACGCGGCCCCGCCCGCCCGGACGCGGACAAATGTCCTGTCAGGCGGCGCAAAGGGGTCCGGAGGCGCACGTTTCGTGCGTGCACCGGGTAAGGCTGCACCAAAAGATTGA
- a CDS encoding autotransporter domain-containing protein: MFKTFLAASTAMTLALAGPAHAQSATSNIIFMMDESGSMSGEQDFLTQFVLDLDAALAVGGFGSRNYGLMGFAAGSTNPGLIREFSIGGSQLGNATDLSAATTNLTTPGGTEDGYAAIDYVLKNYTIPAGNTTLVLITDEDRDDTTGGSLLFADVLSAIQTAGANLVAMVDIGILDANNDTAISTDGTTTLVQTGTTFTSTAHGSFTGGFGTTEADYADLALATNGGCVADLNQLRLGGDAAAAFALAFQTCVINAATDGGIKFILTTDIFRNSSMTVAQNIRAQIRILALVKSYIGTGGFYSTQGNAIVNDMLGIEGLRGYAFATASSGSASGGTDLSGKGLTIGADYTFQTQQYLFRTGIAFSGLNSSSDASGFDSDSDTKTANIYGLYQAASGLQLYGDITAGRTDHDYTMLFPTGTASGSTESDYRAASLELGQRFALGGNAANILMPYVGVSREMLEVDSFTASNGAIVPGYDQTTTFGKLGVRWEKTTPVSFGALHTDVDFSWNRVMNEDIDVNSGGTVTATPGSTDDDRFDLALNFGIDTKAGGRVIMTLAGSKSENVRMGTVGLGYEMKF; encoded by the coding sequence ATGTTCAAGACTTTTCTCGCAGCCTCCACGGCGATGACGCTCGCCCTGGCCGGGCCCGCGCACGCGCAAAGCGCAACCTCCAACATCATCTTCATGATGGATGAGTCGGGCTCCATGTCCGGCGAGCAGGACTTCCTGACTCAGTTCGTGCTCGACCTCGACGCCGCGCTGGCTGTCGGTGGCTTCGGCAGCCGCAACTACGGCCTGATGGGCTTTGCCGCGGGTTCCACCAATCCGGGCCTGATCCGCGAGTTCAGCATCGGCGGCAGCCAGCTTGGCAACGCCACGGACCTTTCGGCGGCGACGACCAACCTGACCACGCCGGGCGGCACCGAAGACGGCTATGCCGCCATCGACTACGTGCTCAAGAACTACACGATCCCCGCCGGCAACACGACGCTGGTGCTTATCACCGACGAAGACCGTGACGACACCACCGGCGGCAGCCTCCTGTTCGCAGACGTGCTGAGCGCGATCCAGACCGCCGGTGCGAACCTCGTCGCGATGGTCGACATCGGTATCCTCGACGCCAACAACGACACCGCGATCTCCACCGACGGCACCACCACGCTGGTGCAGACCGGCACCACCTTTACCTCGACCGCACACGGCAGCTTCACCGGCGGCTTCGGCACGACCGAAGCGGACTACGCCGACCTCGCGCTGGCCACCAACGGCGGCTGTGTCGCCGACCTCAACCAGCTGCGGCTTGGCGGCGACGCCGCCGCGGCCTTCGCGCTGGCCTTCCAGACCTGCGTCATCAACGCGGCCACAGATGGCGGGATCAAGTTCATCCTGACCACCGACATCTTCCGCAACTCCTCGATGACCGTCGCGCAGAACATCCGCGCGCAGATCCGCATCCTGGCGCTGGTGAAAAGCTACATCGGCACCGGCGGCTTCTACTCGACCCAGGGCAATGCCATCGTCAACGACATGCTGGGGATCGAAGGCCTGCGCGGCTACGCTTTTGCCACCGCATCGTCCGGCTCCGCCTCCGGCGGCACCGACCTCAGCGGCAAGGGCCTGACCATCGGCGCCGACTACACCTTCCAGACGCAGCAGTACCTGTTCCGCACCGGTATCGCGTTCAGCGGCCTGAACTCGTCCAGCGACGCCAGCGGCTTCGACTCCGACAGCGACACCAAGACGGCGAACATCTACGGCCTGTACCAGGCGGCGAGCGGCCTGCAGCTGTATGGTGACATCACCGCCGGCCGCACCGACCACGATTACACCATGCTGTTCCCGACCGGCACCGCGTCCGGCTCCACCGAGAGCGACTACCGCGCCGCTTCTCTGGAGCTGGGTCAGCGCTTTGCCCTCGGCGGCAACGCCGCGAACATCCTGATGCCCTATGTCGGCGTGTCGCGCGAAATGCTGGAAGTCGACAGCTTCACCGCAAGCAACGGCGCCATCGTCCCGGGTTACGACCAGACCACGACCTTCGGCAAGCTGGGCGTGCGCTGGGAAAAGACGACGCCGGTCAGCTTCGGCGCCCTGCACACCGATGTCGACTTCTCGTGGAACCGCGTGATGAACGAGGACATCGACGTCAACAGCGGCGGCACCGTCACGGCGACGCCGGGCAGCACCGACGACGACCGCTTCGACCTCGCCCTGAACTTCGGTATCGACACCAAGGCGGGCGGCCGCGTCATCATGACCCTCGCCGGCTCCAAGAGCGAGAACGTCCGCATGGGCACCGTCGGCCTCGGCTACGAAATGAAGTTCTGA
- a CDS encoding glutamine amidotransferase translates to MNAGQIVFDPLLPWVVIYALAALAFAGVVLALWRGLKGWPLRFLAGLVLVAALAQPSWQMEDRAPLSDIVLMLVDETASQRLAERAGVTSDAADTMEAQLLARPNTEVRRIPVPDGEGDAGSQLMTALSQALAEEPRGRVAGVVLLSDGRLHDLERLPDLPAPMHLLLTGQEDDWDRRLIVKNAPAFAILGEEVELTLRIEDEGAAPDEAMTDLQISIDGSEPQTFRVAIGEDHALPITLPHGGLNVIEFIVPEAEGELTDRNNRALVQINGVRDRLRVLLVSGEPHAGGRTWRNLLKSDSSVDLVHFTILRPPEKQDGVPVSELSLIAFPTRELFLEKIDDFDLIIFDRYKRRGILPAIYLDNVRNYVEKGGAVLIAAGPDFASADSIYRSPLADILPAEPTARVIEQGYRPAVTELGQRHPVTAGLTGADTWGRWLRQVEVEPVSGEVVMQGVDDRPLLVLDRVGEGRVALLASDHAWLWNRGYEGGGPQLELLRRLAHWMMKEPELEEEALWAEPTGQTMRIIRRSLTDDVGDVEVTGPDGETVTVPLEEVSPGRFEGIYDGPEIGLYRLKEDDLEAVVGLGPAAPREFIQTIASGAALEPAIDSLRGGILRLEEGVPSVRNVRQGRPAAGRGWIGLTPRDAFETLDIRQTPLMPPWLVLILAAAMIVGAWLREGRS, encoded by the coding sequence ATGAACGCGGGACAAATCGTCTTCGACCCGCTCCTGCCGTGGGTGGTGATCTACGCGCTGGCGGCACTGGCCTTTGCGGGCGTGGTGCTGGCACTCTGGCGCGGGCTGAAGGGCTGGCCGCTGCGCTTCCTCGCCGGGCTGGTGCTGGTGGCCGCGCTGGCGCAGCCCTCGTGGCAGATGGAGGACCGCGCGCCGCTGTCGGACATCGTGCTGATGCTGGTGGACGAGACCGCCTCGCAACGGCTGGCGGAGCGTGCAGGCGTGACCTCCGACGCCGCCGACACGATGGAGGCGCAGCTTCTCGCCCGCCCCAACACCGAGGTCCGGCGCATCCCCGTCCCCGATGGCGAGGGCGACGCGGGCAGCCAGCTGATGACCGCGCTGTCGCAGGCCCTGGCAGAAGAACCGCGCGGCCGCGTCGCCGGTGTGGTGCTGCTGTCCGACGGGCGGCTGCACGACCTCGAACGCCTGCCCGACCTGCCCGCGCCGATGCACCTGCTGCTGACCGGGCAGGAGGACGACTGGGACCGCCGCCTGATCGTGAAGAACGCCCCGGCCTTCGCCATCCTCGGCGAGGAGGTCGAGCTGACGCTCCGGATCGAGGACGAGGGCGCGGCCCCTGACGAGGCCATGACCGACCTGCAGATCTCCATCGACGGGTCGGAACCGCAGACCTTCCGCGTCGCCATCGGCGAGGACCACGCCCTGCCGATCACCCTGCCTCACGGCGGCCTGAACGTGATCGAGTTCATCGTGCCCGAGGCAGAGGGCGAGCTGACCGACCGCAACAACCGCGCGCTGGTGCAGATCAACGGCGTCCGCGACCGTCTGCGCGTGCTGCTGGTGTCGGGCGAACCCCACGCCGGGGGCCGGACCTGGCGCAACCTGCTGAAATCCGACAGCTCCGTCGACCTGGTGCACTTCACCATCCTGCGGCCGCCGGAAAAGCAGGACGGCGTGCCGGTGTCGGAGCTTTCGCTGATCGCCTTCCCGACGCGCGAGCTGTTCCTCGAGAAGATCGACGACTTCGATCTCATCATCTTCGACCGCTACAAGCGGCGCGGCATCCTGCCCGCCATCTACCTCGACAACGTGCGCAACTACGTCGAGAAGGGCGGCGCGGTGCTGATCGCCGCCGGGCCGGACTTCGCCTCGGCGGATTCGATCTACCGCTCGCCCCTGGCCGACATCCTGCCCGCCGAACCCACGGCGCGGGTCATCGAACAGGGCTACCGCCCGGCGGTGACCGAACTGGGCCAGCGCCACCCCGTCACGGCGGGCCTGACCGGGGCGGACACCTGGGGCCGCTGGCTGCGGCAGGTGGAGGTCGAACCCGTCTCCGGCGAGGTGGTGATGCAGGGCGTCGACGACCGCCCGCTCCTCGTGCTCGATCGCGTCGGCGAAGGCCGCGTGGCGCTGCTTGCCTCCGATCACGCCTGGCTCTGGAACCGCGGCTACGAGGGCGGCGGCCCGCAGCTCGAACTCCTGCGCAGGCTGGCCCACTGGATGATGAAGGAACCAGAGCTGGAGGAAGAGGCGCTCTGGGCCGAACCCACAGGCCAGACCATGCGCATCATCCGCCGCTCGCTGACCGACGACGTGGGCGACGTGGAAGTCACCGGTCCGGACGGCGAAACCGTGACCGTCCCGCTCGAAGAGGTCAGCCCCGGCCGCTTCGAAGGCATCTACGACGGCCCGGAAATCGGCCTCTACCGCCTCAAGGAGGACGATCTGGAAGCGGTCGTGGGCCTCGGCCCCGCCGCCCCGCGCGAATTCATCCAGACCATCGCCAGCGGCGCCGCGCTGGAACCGGCCATCGACTCGCTGCGCGGCGGTATCCTCCGGCTCGAGGAGGGCGTGCCCTCCGTGCGCAACGTGCGGCAGGGCCGCCCCGCCGCCGGGCGCGGCTGGATCGGCCTGACCCCGCGCGACGCGTTCGAGACGCTGGACATCCGCCAGACCCCGCTGATGCCGCCCTGGCTGGTGCTGATCCTCGCCGCCGCGATGATCGTCGGCGCCTGGCTGCGCGAAGGCCGCAGCTGA
- a CDS encoding DUF599 domain-containing protein, with product MDWQAVIAGFAMIDVVAVGFLLAAWVAATLVIEHPPAWRPSVSALMARYRREWMEAFVTRNPRIFDSQIVASLRQGTSFFASASMIAIGGGFALLGNAERLQGVAQDLTPSTDPVVVLEIKLILMLLFASNAFLKFVWSHRLFGYTSVLMAAVPNDPEDPATLPRARKAAEINIAGARSYNRGLRSVYFGIGASAWLIGAWALIAATLVTTAVILRREFWSHSRAVLLDPSDITGR from the coding sequence ATGGACTGGCAGGCGGTCATCGCCGGCTTCGCCATGATCGACGTGGTGGCGGTCGGCTTCCTGCTGGCGGCATGGGTCGCGGCGACCCTGGTGATCGAGCATCCGCCGGCGTGGCGCCCCTCCGTCTCGGCCCTGATGGCGCGTTACCGGCGGGAATGGATGGAGGCCTTCGTCACCCGCAACCCGCGCATCTTCGACAGCCAGATCGTCGCGAGCCTGAGGCAGGGCACCTCGTTCTTCGCCTCCGCCTCGATGATCGCCATAGGCGGCGGCTTTGCCCTGCTGGGCAATGCCGAGCGGCTGCAGGGCGTGGCGCAGGATCTGACCCCCTCCACCGACCCGGTGGTGGTGCTGGAGATCAAGCTGATCCTGATGCTGCTCTTCGCCTCCAACGCCTTCCTGAAGTTCGTCTGGTCGCACCGCCTGTTCGGCTACACCTCTGTCCTGATGGCGGCGGTGCCGAACGATCCCGAAGACCCGGCGACGCTGCCCCGCGCCCGCAAGGCGGCGGAGATCAACATCGCGGGCGCCCGCAGCTACAACCGCGGCCTGCGCTCCGTCTATTTCGGGATCGGCGCCTCGGCCTGGCTGATCGGCGCATGGGCACTGATCGCGGCGACCCTCGTGACCACTGCCGTGATCCTGCGGCGGGAGTTCTGGTCGCATTCCCGCGCGGTGCTTCTGGACCCGTCGGACATCACAGGGCGCTGA